From Nycticebus coucang isolate mNycCou1 chromosome 6, mNycCou1.pri, whole genome shotgun sequence, the proteins below share one genomic window:
- the LOC128588863 gene encoding olfactory receptor 10S1 encodes MSRRGTENPNQTVVSHFFLEGLLYTAEHPALFFLLFLLIYTVTVAGNLLILLTVGSDPHLRSPMYHFLGHLSFLDACLSTVTVPKVMAGLLTPDGKVISFEGCAVQLYNFHFLASTECFLYTVMAYDRYLAICRPLHYPVAMNRRRCAGLAGVTWATGAMHSAIHTSLTFHLLYCGPHHIAYFFCDIPPVLKLACADTTINELVTLTNIGIVAAGCLILILVSYVFIAKAVLRIRTVEGRRRTFSTCTAHLTLVSLYYLPPVSIYLQPRSGGAGAGAPAVFYTIITPMLNPFIYTLRNKEVKRALRRLWCLSPRESQVGSPPP; translated from the coding sequence ATGTCCCGCAGGGGGACAGAGAACCCCAACCAGACGGTGGTGAGCCACTTCTTCCTGGAGGGTCTGCTGTACACAGCTGAACACCCTgccctcttttttctcctctttctcctcatctACACCGTCACAGTGGCTGGGAATCTCCTCATTCTCCTAACTGTGGGCTCTGACCCTCACCTCCGATCCCCCATGTACCACTTCCTGGGGCACCTGTCCTTCCTGGATGCATGTTTGTCTACGGTGACGGTGCCCAAGGTCATGGCTGGGCTGTTGACTCCCGATGGGAAGGTGATCTCCTTCGAGGGCTGCGCTGTCCAGCTCTACAACTTCCACTTCCTGGCCAGCACCGAGTGCTTCCTGTACACGGTCATGGCTTATGACCGCTACCTGGCCATCTGCCGACCCCTGCACTACCCAGTGGCCATGAACCGTCGTAGGTGTGCAGGGCTGGCTGGAGTCacctgggccacaggtgccatgCACTCTGCAATCCACACCTCCCTCACCTTCCACCTGCTCTACTGCGGGCCTCACCACATCGCCTACTTCTTCTGTGACATCCCGCCTGTGCTGAAGCTGGCCTGTGCAGACACCACCATTAACGAGCTCGTCACGCTCACCAACATCGGCATAGTGGCTGCAGGCTGCCTGATCCTCATCTTGGTATCCTACGTCTTCATCGCCAAGGCTGTGCTGCGCATCCGCACGGTGGAGGGCCGGCGGCGGACCTTCTCCACCTGCACCGCGCACCTGACCTTGGTGTCCCTGTACTACCTGCCGCCTGTCTCTATCTACCTGCAGCCTCGCTCCGGTGGGGCAGGAGCTGGGGCCCCTGCCGTCTTCTACACAATCATCACTCCCATGCTCAACCCTTTCATTTACACTCTGCGAAACAAGGAGGTGAAGCGGGCCCTGCGGAGGCTTTGGTGCCTTAGTCCCCGAGAATCTCAGGTAGGCAGCCCACCACCCTAA